The region AGTCCCTCCGCTAAGGCTTGTTTGACAAGCTAAGCAATCCGAATCTGTTTGCTCTATTTACACTACAGTTTCAAACATTGCCAGTTTCGTTTGCCGGCCGTTCCCAAGGCGTCCATTcgcattttgtatttttgtatgtagtTCTATGTTAGAGATAAATGAATGCGCTATTGAAAGCAGTACAGTCAGTGACTGTGTCTAAAACCCCAGGATGAAGCAACACGGTACAGTAACAGTACTGGCAACACACCCATTTCTCTTTATTGATTAACCGCATTGATGGAAGTGGACACTAGGTGGGGCTCTACCCAGACGTGACCAATAGGAGGTGATTGATGATCCTACAAATACTGTAGTAGTTGTGTAACTTTCCAGTGACTgtgtaataatacaaacatgattGTTACAGTAGTGTCTTACTTTTACAATCATTTTCAACCCCATCACTACTCTTTTGTCGAGCTCTGTTACAACCTGCTCGAGTGTATCAATGTAAACCCTTGGATGTACCCTATTAATCGTATATGACTATATacatgcagatatatatatactatatatatatattatatatatatatatatatataatatatatatatataatatatacttaaaagTGACTATGGAATTATCCATACTTGGACATaaagataacaaaacaatgtaatcCTTGGGGGAGAAGAAACAAGAGCAAGCTGGAAGTGATCTTGTACTTGCAGGGTTTTTAATACACACGGTTTCATATTCACAACACTCCTCTGCACTGGTGCCTGATTATTCAGCAGCCATCTGGAGCAGCTTCACAAACTTTAACAGGACTCAGTACTGTTTAGATACATAAACATCACAAAAGCTCCCATTCTCACCAGCAGGCAACCAACCTGAAGAGTGGATTCCAGCACAGATTTCACTTTACGTATTGAAACCCAGGGAATTGTCACTTAAAAGCTAGAATCTACATTGAGGTGTGTCCCATACTGATATGAAAACCTTGACCTCCTCTGAAGCAGGAATTCATCCAGTCAGGCGGTTATCGCCTCGTACACTTGCTGCAGCCTCTAGTTACCGTGTTAATATCTGCTGGTTTAGGTAAGCAAGCTGTGCTAGATTCTGCACAATTTCATGGTCCTATTGCATGTTAACAGGTGGTTTGGGGTGGTCGGTCAGGTCTGTGAAACTCTATATCCAGGTTTTTCGTGAGAACAGTTTGCTTTTGTTTAAGTAACCCGTGTCTTCTATAATCATCACGTTTTCATTCGCCACGTCCATCGCTGCTTctcatgttttaaacaaatgaatagtGGCTGATTTGGAAGATGGTAAAATATGTGCCTGGGGCGTGCCTTCAAACCAAAAATGCCCAGTGGCAGCTATTCTACTAGCCTGTCAGGAGCCTGGCATTGCTGTGCAGTGCttcattattaaaaagcaaggcTACCTGGACCCCTTTACATAGGGCTATGTTCAAAGGTGAGGAGCGCAGGGGAGTGGTGTGAGGGGAGGAGTCCCTGTGCTTTTCCATAGCCCACTGCATGAGATAACTGTAACCAAGCCTTTATCAAAGGATCATTTGTCAAacagttttgcttttattattgaaatgtttgCTCTGCTGAAGCAGcttagataatttttttttttaatatggattaCGTCCCCTTTTCCAACACAGATCAAACAATGAATGTATTTGCAGATTTCTGATGGTGTGATCACTagaagtgtttgtttaaatacaacCATGTCATTAAAAACCGtggtaatataaaatattacttAGATTCCTCTTTGGGAggttatttaaaatagaaaaacatatatatatatatatatatatatatatatatatatatatatattaatatgcccAACACTAAGACTAAAGCAACATGTCCTTATTGGACACCCATATCCAGCGCTCCCTGAGACTCACTGACTCTCCGCTCTCGTGATGCAAACTCGAATATATCTAACTGCTCTAGGTCTTATATGACCAGTGTACTGATCACGTGACAAGCCTGTGCTATTTTTAAGTGACAATCCCAATGATCTTTTCCAGGCGCAGTGAAAGAGCTGTTGTTTGGGTGCATATGGCGCGTTGATGTTCTAACTGGGCCCtgcctttctgtttatttttaagtgtcgTTGACAGTGGTGGCGAAGGTTAGCAAGGGCGTGATTTTTACAATTCTCTGAACGCATTCCTAATAAACTGTCAGGCATTCACACAGCAAACGTTCACCAGGCAACGTACAGAGGAAACCTCGAATATTTAAagttaagttttttgtttgtatagttGAATTCTAAGTGTAACGTTGTTGGTGTGAATGACAGTATTACAATAAGGGACTCCTTCAGCTTTACACATGGAAAGAGCAGAGTATTAAGAGAGACAGCACAGAAGCAGCACAGGGTGGAGGCAGGCCGACGGGCAGCAGTACAtacttattaaaacacattttcaacgtaAGGGTTTCCAGAATAACGTAATTCAGTTCATCCCAGCTCTGTTGAACTCTCTGACAGTAAGATTGACATGCTCTGATGTGTTATTAGTCATGACAGGGCTATGTAAAAATGTGGGCGGCACAAATCTGTGAATTGATTCCTAGTTTAACCTTGAGGTATGTGTTGATGCCCAGCACTGGCTGCTGGGGGCAGTTCAGGgagcctgcctgtgtgtgtgtgtgtgtgtgtgtgtgtgtgtgtgtgtgtatgtgtataaaatgtgtgttGTGCAGAAATCAAAGTGTGTTGAGATAATAAAAAGCAAGGGCAGCACCATGCTCTTCTACACAGCCGCTGAGCCATGTGTCAACATACCCGCTGATGGTAGTGCTTGTTTACAGCGAGTCAAAGTAACTAAACCTGTTACTCTGCTTTATACAACAgagatttttttaaaggaagacaGTACATTGTGTTACATTACACTATTACTGAATGACTGGATTAGGATCCCTCTTTTCTCACTTTCAGTAcaatgagtctgtgtgtgtgaagcatCTAGAATTGCTTGTACAGCTCTTAGTTCCACATCACTGTAATCCCAGTCAGTAATACTGCATGTAGGCAAAGTGGGATACAATTCAGAATGAATGTCCATCACACGCCTGTGTTTCTCAACAGCCAAGCACCCGGAGATCAAGTCCCTGATGGGAGCCGACCCCCATCTGAAGTGGATCGTGTCGGGCATGGTGTTCACACAGCTGCTGGCCTGCTACCTGGTGAAGGATCTGTCCTGGAAGTGGGTCCTGTTCTGGGCCTATGCCTTCGGGGGCTGCGTCAACCACTCCATGACGCTGGCCATCCACGACATCTCCCACAACGTGGCCTTCGGCAACAAGCAGGCTCGCTGGAACCGCTGGTTCGCCATGTTCGCCAACCTGCCCATCGGCATGCCCTACTCCGCCTCCTTCAAGAAGTACCACATCGACCACCACCGCTACCTGGGGGGCGACGGGCTGGACGTGGACATCGCCACCGACTGGGAGGGCTGGTTCTTCTGCAGCCCGGCCCGCAAGCTCGTCTGGCTCTTCCTCCAGCCCCTCTTCTACGCCCTGAGGCCGCTCTATGTCAACCCCAAGCCCGTCACCAGACTGGAGATCTCCAATGCCGTGGTCCAGTTCATGGCCGACTTCATCATCTACTACCTGTGGGGTCTGAAGCCAGTGGTGTACCTGGTGGCTGGTTCCATTCTCGGCATGGGATTGCATCCCATCTCAGGGCACTTCATCGCAGAGCATTACATGTTTTCCAAGGGATACGAAACCTATTCCTACTACGGACCTCTGAACTACATTACCTTTAATGTGGGCTACCACATGGAGCACCACGATTTCCCCAGCATTCCGGGCAGCAAGCTGCCATTGGTAAGTAccatttcaatacatttatgtgtgtgtgtgcgtgtctgtgtgtgtgtgcacaggaAGCCACCTAGACAACGTTCCACAGCTACGCTGATAAACCCAGTGATCTGATTGCACTGTAGCTCTGTTAGGTGAGTGTACTGCTGCATGTTTCTGAAGACAATAGAGTGTGTTTATGGATAAAGACATAGCAACATTAGAACATTACAGCAAGAGAATTTACACAAGTGCACTCAGTCAGGGTCTGGAGCTTAACCTCCATTTCCCAAATAACTCATAAGCACTCTAGCAAAGCTTCAGaggtcatccataactataaaacatcagcagtgctacatttagaaataccgAAACAAATTGAATCTAGTCTGTGGCAAACCTTTCTTTAGAATTCTTTCTCATTGTCTTATGTGAGGGTTATTTTgattttttctgtaataaaattcCATAACAAACGATTCAGTGAACACATTGCTAATAGAGTTCTAGTTGAAACATAAGTCAACATTGAATGAATATGTAGTTCAGTAGTTCTAGAGAAGAAAGGGTACATTCATGTAAATGCACAGATTCCTCTGTGGAGAGTTCTTTTATACAGCTCCTCATATACTGGgtgtgttaagtaactgagctGCCCAGGAGGAGTGGAACGCAGTGTGCTGTTAGGTgtgtttcactgagctgctcaggaggagtggAGCGCAGTGTGCTGTTGGGTgtgtttcactgagctgctcaggaggagtggAGCGCAGTGTGCTGTTAGGTGTGTTTCACTGAGCTGCCCAGGAGGAGTGGAGCGCAGTGTGCTGTTAGGTgtgtttcactgagctgctcaggaggagtggAGCGCAGTGTGCTGTTAGGTgtgtttcactgagctgctcaggaggagtggAGCGCAGTGTGCTGTTAGGTgtgtttcactgagctgctcaggaggagtggAGCGCAGTGTGCTGTTAGGTgtgtttcactgagctgctcaggaggagtggAGCGCAGTGTGCTGTTAGGTGTGTTTCACTGAGCTGCCCAGGAGGAGTGGAGCGCAGTGTGCTGTTAGGTGTGTTTCACTGAGCTGCCCAGGAGGAGTGGAACGCAGTGTGCTGTTAGGTGTGTTTCACTAAGCTGCACAGGAGGAGTGGAACGCAGTGTGCTGTTAGGTGTGTTTCACTGAGCTTCTCAGGAGGAGTGGAGCGCAGTGTGCTGTTAGGTGTGTTTCACTGAGCTGCCCAGGAGGAGTGGAGCACAGTGTGCTGTTGGGTgtgtttcactgagctgctcaggaggagtggagtgcagtgtgctgttaggtgtgtttcactgagctgctcaggaggagtggAGCGCAGTGTGCTGTTAGGTGTGTTTCACTGAGCTGCCCAGGAGGAGTGGAGCGCAGTGTGCTGTTAGGTgtgtttcactgagctgctcaggaggagtggAGCGCAGTGTGCTGTTAGGTgtgtttcactgagctgctcaggaggagtggagtgcagtgtgctgttaggtgtgtttcactgagctgctcaggaggagtggAGTGCAGTGTGCTGTTAGGTGTGTTTCACTGAGCTGCCCAGGAGGAGTGGAGTGCAGTGTGCTGTTAGGTGTGTTTCACTGAGCTTCTCAGGAGGAGTGGAGCGCAGTGTTCTGTTAGGTgtgtttcactgagctgctcaggaggagtggAGCGCAGTGTTCTGTTAGGTgtgtttcactgagctgctcaggaggagtggAGTGCAGTGTGCTGTTAGGTGTGTTTCACTGAGCTGCCCAGGAGGAGTGGAGTGCAGTGTGCTGTTAGGTGTGTTTTTTCTCTGAGCTTCTCGGagcggctcacttacttaacaCACCCTGTAACACATGTGTTCTTGTATGTTGTCATTGGTTACAATTGTGATCAAAATTCCAccacttaaaaaaacatttgccctGCCTTTAACTGTATTCTATTCTCAAAAAAACATTCGTAGAAAAGAAGCACAAGGTTCAGAAAGGGACACTATCCTGTCCTCCACCCACCACTGCACAGGTTGTTTGGCTGAGTGATTAAGAGGAGTGTTTGCGAAACAAGCCCAACGAGTAAAAGCGCGATTCCTCACCACCTGGGAAACTCAACAAACTGGTTGAAGGAATAATAGCATCACATTCCCCAACTGGAATGCTGCAACAACTGTGAAAGAGCAGGGATCTTTGAGAAGCTGTGAGCGCCTGCAATACAGCATGTCATAAACCTGCTCTCCACTCACCTTTAATAACTGTGAAAGAGCAGGGATCTTTGAGAAGCTGTGAGCGCCTGCAATACAGCATGTCATAAACCTGCTCTCCACTCACCTTTAATAACTGTGAAAGAGCAGGGCTCTTTGAGAAGCTGTGAGCGCCTGCAATACAGCATGTCATAAACCTGCTCTCCACTCACCTTTAATAACTGTGAAAGAGCAGGGATCTTTGAGAAGCTGTGAGCGCCTGCAGTACAGCATGTCATaaacctgttctccactcaccttTAATAACTGTGAAAGAACAGGGATCTTTGAGAAGCTGTGAGCGCCTGCAATACAGCATGTCATAAACCTGCTCTCCACTCACCTTTAATAACTGTGAAAGAGCAGGGATCTTTGAGAAGCTGTGAGCGCCTGCAATACAGCATGTCATAAACCTGCTCTCCACTCACCTTTAATAACTGTGAAAGAGCAGGGATCTTTGAGAAGCTGTGAGCGCCTGCAATACAGCATGTCATAAACCTGCTCTCCACTCACCTTTAATAACTGTGAAAGAGCAGGGATCTTTGAGAAGCTGTGAGCGCCTGCAATACAGCATGTCATAAACCTGCTCTCCACTCACCTTTAATAACTGTGAAAGAGCAGGGATCTTTGAGAAGCTGTGAGCGCCTGCAATACAGCATGTCATAAACCTGCTCTCCACTAACCTTTAATAACTGTGAAAGAGCAGGGCTCTTTGAGAAGCTGTGAGCGCCTGCAATACAGCATGTCATAAACCTGCTCTCCACTCACCTTTAATAACTATGAAAGAGCAGGGATCTTTGAGAAGCTGTGAGCTCCTGCAATACAGCATGTCATAAACCTGCTCTCCACTCACCTTTAATAACTGTGAAAGAGCAGGGATCTTTGAGAAGCTGTGAGCTCCTGCAATACAGCATGTCATAAACCTGCTCTCTCACCAGGGAGTTTCCTGCAAGATAAGCCTTCTCTCACACGCCTTCTCTCATGCCTTCTCTAGGGTCGAGATCATggtttgtttgttatatatactAGAATTCAGTAGAAGTTTCCAGGGAGTTTTCCACAAGCGAACCCTTTTCTCACACACCTTCTCCGACACCTTCTCTCTCATCGTTTAGTAAATCCAAGAACAACAGCAAGGAAGCACTGGCCAGGTCTCTGTGTATAATGTGTTATATTACATGAGCATCGCTAATACTGCTAATTGGTGGGAATCAATTAAGACGTGGCCTcgctgtaatatatgagccttcagcgCTTCTCCTCCAGTTAGTGTGGATTTCTATTGGCCCGgtgctgatggctgaagtgtaatgctggctccagggataagaagtgcatcagcacacaccgCGGCGACAGCCAGTCCAGCCAGTCCAGCCAGTCCAGCCAGTCCAGCCAGTCCAGCCAGTCCAACCAGTCCAGCGGTTTCACGACAGCCAGTCCAGCCAGTCCAGCCAGTCCACTCAGTCCAGCGGTTTCACGACAGTCAGTCCACTCAGTCCAGCGGTTTCACGACAGTCAGTCCACTCAGTCCAGCGGTTTCACGACAGTCAGTCCACTCAGTCCAGCGGTTTCACGACAGTCAGTCCACTCAGTCCAGCGGTTTCACGACAGTCAGTCCACTCAGTCTAGCGGTTTCACGACAGTCAGTCCACTCAGTCTAGCGGTTTCACGACAGTCAGTCCACTCAGTCCAGCGGTTTCACGACAGTCAGTCCACTCAGTCTAGCGGTTTCACGACAGTCAGTCCACTCAGTCCAGCGGTTTCACGACAGTCAGTCCACTCAGTCTAGCGGTTTCACGACAGTCAGTCCACTCAGTCCAGCGGTTTCACGACAGTCAGTCCACTCAGTCCAGCGGTTTCACGACAGTCAGTCCACTCAGTCCAGCGGTTTCACGACAGTCAGTCCACTCAGTCTAGCGGTTTCACGACAGTCAGTCCACTCAGTCTAGCGGTTTCACGACAGGCAGCAGCTTGGTGTTCTTTAAAGAGAAGTCACTAAATCAGACTTTGTGATTCCCTCCAGTGCTTCTTTCAGCCTCAGAGTGCCATTCCTGTGCTGGTCTTTCACATTGTAAAGCAGGAATGTGAGAAACAAAGGGGCTGAGGTGAGGTAGAGCTACGGTTCCTTCTCACAAGCACCAAGCCCATCACACACCCTCCATATCTCCCTGAAAGCACTGCACCCATGTATCAATTAAGGGTTAATTGAGATGACGTCAGTCAGGTTCACTTCATGTAATAGCCCTTGTGTACTTCGGTGGGCTGATAGTATAGTCTGGAAGCACAGCCACTAGAACTAATGAGAGGTacatagtaataatagtaattataataaactGGAAATCCAGTGCTTAACTGTGACCTTCACGCTACGGATCCATTAAGAAATCTCATCAAACAGTACGCCGAGTTCCATTGTAAATGTACAGTGTTAATGATGAACTAAAGCATGCGCCCATGCCTGCAATGTATTTATCtaggtgtgttttatttctggtttggtgaaGGAAGCGGAGAGGTGCTGAAAGCACTAAACTACAAAAAGCCACACGGAGGAACaggaaatttgcagacgacacaaaagtaggaggagtggcaaacactgttgcagcagcaaaggtcattcaaaatgatctagacaagattcagaactgggcagacacatggcaaatgacatttaatagagaaaagtgtaaggtactgcatgcaggaaataaaaatatacattataaatatcatatgggagatactgaaattggagacggaatctatgagaaagacctaggagtttttgttgacttgatgtttgagaaatgtcttcatctagacaatgtggggaagctataaaaaaggctaacaagatgctcggatacattgtgaaaagtgtcgaatttaaatcaagggaagtaatgttaaaactgtacaatgcactagtaagacctcatcttgaatattgtgtgcagttctggtcacctcgctataaaaaagatattggtgctctagaaagagtgcaaagaagagcgaccagaattattccgggcttaaaaggcatgtcatatgcagacaggctaaaagaattgaatttgttcagtcttgaacaaagaagactacgtggcaacctaattcaagcattcaaaattctaaaaggtattgacagtgtcgacccaagggactttttcagcctgaaaaaagaaacaaggaccaggggtcacaaatggagtttagacaaaggggcattcagaacagaaaataggaggcacttttttacacagagaattgtgagggtctggaatcaactccccagtaatgttgttgaagctgacaccctgggatccttcaagaagctgcttgatgagattttgggatcaataagctactaacaaccaaacgagcaagatgggacgaatggcctcctctcgtttgaaaactttcttatgttcttatgttcttatgaatgcatTGCACCTCTCAGATGGGTCCGTGCGGCTCACAGCTCCTTCACTTCAAGATCCTTCACTGCTTAttatccacagtgtgtgtgtttgaggtcTTCACTGCTTAttatccacagtgtgtgtgtgtttgagatctgCACTGCTTGttatccacagtgtgtgtgtttgggatcTTCACTGCTTATTATCCACGGTGTGTATGTTTGAGATCTGCACTGCTTATTATCCacggtgtgtgtgtttgagatctgCACTGCTTATTATCCacggtgtgtgtgtttgagatctgCACTGCTTAttatccacagtgtgtgtgtttgagatcttCACTGTTTAttatccacagtgtgtgtgtttgagatctgCACTGCTTAttatccacagtgtgtgtgtttgagatctgCACTGCTTAttatccacagtgtgtgtgtttgagatcttCACTGTTTATTAtccagagtgtgtgtgtttgggatcTTCTCTGCTTATTATCCATGGTGTATATTATTTGAGTGCTCCCTATTAAACACACAATAGTGTGCAATGGCTACTGTGCTGTATGTGGCAGAGCCCTGTTCACTGAATTAAAACAGTTGGGGTCAGTTCTGTTAAAGAGTTGAGAGACACACGCAACAACCAGCTCCAGCCAGGTTGCGTAATTCACTCTGCATAATGCTTGAACCTGTGTAAATGTTGCCTGCTACCCCTGTCTTCATTTTCTTGCACTGTAGCTGCTTTCATCTGAAAAGGTTTTGCATGGCTATCCGCACAGCTGCTAGAAACTCTTACTAATGATCCTGGACAACTGCCAAATATTCAGTGTTTTGTAAGAATGAAAGAAATTTTAATAACCGGTTTTACTACTCGAGGATGTTATGTTTCCAGAGTGTCTAGTTAATAGTTCAATATGAATTGGTTTTTAATTTCCTGAGGAAAGTGCTTtgtcttgaattttttttttctcgaaagcTAGTCTATgtatctttatttgtatatatttgtttatagctAGTGTATAGGATTTCTTATATCTTGTTGCATGGCAGAGGCttgcctgtaaatagtgttggGTAATGTGTTGGtgatggttggcagggatggggttaatttctgtccctgccaaatGAGTGTGAAAACATGGGTTTTGTGggctgtgcgtgtgcgtgcgtgtgcatgcGCGTGTGTAGATATTAAAGAAAAGGTAGTGTGTGAACCACAGTATTTGGTTAAGATGTGAACTGTGTGTGAAGCGAGGGTTTTTGTGGATAGTAAATGGCTTATCTGTCCCAGTGTGCtcgttaaaacaaaaacatacgtTTGGTTTAGCACGCTGGGGgagttggggggtggggggggggtggggttgtttgctcttgttttatttctctaAATAATAAGTGCTGAAAAAGTAAACAAGTCTTGGCCAAAGGTTGTGTTTACAATCTATAACTGAATTTCAAATGCATAATGTTACTATTCTAGAGTGTGGAATTCAAAGTTCATTCTATAATAAAAGCACGAAAGAAAGCTGAGGGGAATGTAGTTGAACAGCAGTGACAATGAAAACGCAGAGTTGAAGAATCTACAGTCACGAATCCATTCTGCATTCTCATCTTTATAATCCGTCTTTAAACTGCCGCTACGCAGCAAGAACTTTATTTGGGTTATACGTACTAAACCATAAGTCTTGTTGGTTAGTAGCCACAATTAACACATCCAGCTACACAGCGGTACAAGCTGGCCAAGATACAGCCCTCGTTTGCAATTTGGATCAACAATTTTCTTTTACAGTAGATGAAAGAGGGAAATACATTATACTCTAGGTATTGAGCTAAGCTTCCAGATTATGAGCCAATAATGCAGGTTGCTGGCACATTAAATGAGTGTGAGATTGTGATCAGTGCTTTGAGATTGGGAGAATGCTTTAAGCAATTGAGTGAAAGCTTTTGGTCTTTTGGTCTTTGAATCAAAGAtttggtttctctctctctctctctctctctctctctctctctctctctctctctctctctctctctctctctctctctctctctctccctctccctctccctctccctctccctctcctggaGCTCCCAGTCCAACACGTGGTCTATCTGTGATGTCATTACACTCTCTGACTGTTTCCTAGTTACTTAGgaataaaagtataataaaactcAGTTAATGTTTAAAAGGAGGGCTGCATGCTTTATTTACTGGATTCATTGTTTCCAAGACAACGTCATGCATCTGAATTGAAGCTATCTGTTTGAATCCAAACTCAAACACCCCCCAGTCCAAACCCAGCACAGGGAGCTCAGGTGTGATCAGCTATGTCACACAGCAGAGACTCAAACACCCCCCAGTCCAAACCCAGCACAGGGAGCTCAGGTGTGATCAGCTATGTCACACAGCAGAGACTCAAACACCCCCCAGTCCAAACCCAGCACAGGGAGCTCAGGTGTGATCAGCTATGTCACACAGCAGAGACTCAAACACCCCCCAGTCCAAACCCAGCACAGAGAGCTCAGGTGTGATCAGCTATGTCACACAGCAGAGACTCAAACACCCCCCAGTCCAAACTTAGCACAGGGAGCTCAGGTGTGATCAGCTATGTCACACAGCAGAGCCTGTTTGTTGACAGCCCAGTTTGTTTACAAAGACAACTTGCTTTCCGTAAGTCCCTAGGCTAGCCACAGGCATGCAGATGCAGTCCTGCTTGTGTTCACTGCAGGAAGAGTTTAGAATTTCATATCTGTTCCAGCTTTACAGTCTTTGACAAAGCGCTTGTTCCTTTCAGGTGAAGAAGATGGCAGCCGAGTTCTATGACGACCTGCCGCAGCACACGTCCTGGATGCGGGTTCTGTGGGACTTTGTCTTCGATGATGCCATCGGCCCGTATGCCAGGGTCAAACGCACATGCAAGCTGGTGAAAGACGACTGACACAGTTACATTACCTGTGTTTGCATCTCTGTGGACAGGCAGGATTTGTTATAgatttatatttagttttgttttgcttttac is a window of Polyodon spathula isolate WHYD16114869_AA chromosome 12, ASM1765450v1, whole genome shotgun sequence DNA encoding:
- the LOC121324274 gene encoding sphingolipid delta(4)-desaturase/C4-monooxygenase DES2-like, with protein sequence MGQSGRADFEWVYTDQPHTSRRKEILAKHPEIKSLMGADPHLKWIVSGMVFTQLLACYLVKDLSWKWVLFWAYAFGGCVNHSMTLAIHDISHNVAFGNKQARWNRWFAMFANLPIGMPYSASFKKYHIDHHRYLGGDGLDVDIATDWEGWFFCSPARKLVWLFLQPLFYALRPLYVNPKPVTRLEISNAVVQFMADFIIYYLWGLKPVVYLVAGSILGMGLHPISGHFIAEHYMFSKGYETYSYYGPLNYITFNVGYHMEHHDFPSIPGSKLPLVKKMAAEFYDDLPQHTSWMRVLWDFVFDDAIGPYARVKRTCKLVKDD